In Nonomuraea sp. NBC_00507, the following are encoded in one genomic region:
- a CDS encoding NUDIX hydrolase, translated as MTQVPDWLDRLAAQAQQTRVPRYLRPPDGRGRAAAVLMLFGEGPLGPDVLLIQRSTRGRRHAGQPAFPGGGVDPEDGGPIEAALREAEEETGLDRSGVEVLCALSELYLTYSDNRVTPVIGWWREPSAVHAASPDEVESVERVPIAELVDPDNRIMLRHPSGMAGPAFRVRGMLVWGFTAMVLDSVLREAGLERPWDSSRIEELPPEVVRLAR; from the coding sequence GTGACCCAAGTCCCCGACTGGCTCGACAGGCTGGCGGCGCAAGCGCAGCAGACCCGAGTCCCCCGATACCTGCGGCCACCCGACGGGCGCGGGCGGGCCGCGGCGGTGCTGATGTTGTTCGGTGAAGGGCCGCTCGGCCCCGACGTGCTCCTCATTCAGCGCAGCACGCGCGGCCGCAGGCACGCGGGCCAGCCCGCCTTTCCAGGCGGCGGCGTGGACCCCGAGGACGGCGGCCCGATCGAAGCGGCGCTACGCGAGGCTGAGGAGGAGACCGGGCTCGACCGGAGCGGGGTCGAGGTGCTGTGCGCGTTGTCGGAGCTCTATCTCACCTACAGCGACAACCGGGTCACGCCGGTGATCGGGTGGTGGCGCGAGCCGTCGGCGGTGCACGCGGCCTCGCCCGACGAGGTCGAGTCCGTGGAGCGGGTACCGATCGCGGAGCTGGTCGACCCGGACAACCGGATCATGTTGCGACACCCCAGCGGCATGGCGGGGCCGGCGTTTCGCGTGCGGGGCATGCTGGTGTGGGGGTTCACGGCGATGGTCCTGGACTCGGTGCTGCGCGAGGCGGGGCTCGAACGGCCGTGGGACTCCTCGCGGATCGAGGAGCTGCCTCCTGAGGTGGTCCGCCTAGCGCGCTGA
- the nth gene encoding endonuclease III: MATNAAGRKPETQLALVRRARKMNRILAETYPDAHCELDFRNPLELLVATILSAQCTDKRVNMVTPILFAKYSTAEDYAAADRTDVEEIIRSTGFFRAKTNSIIGMAQAICERHGGEVPGKLKDLVKLPGVGRKTANVVLGNAFGVPGLTVDTHFQRLVRRFGWTEETDPVKIEHVVAELLPRREWTIFSHRVIWHGRRICHARRPACGVCPLTALCPAYGTGPTSAAEAQKLVRPGPFS, from the coding sequence ATGGCGACGAACGCGGCGGGGCGCAAGCCGGAGACCCAGCTGGCACTGGTGCGGCGGGCGCGCAAGATGAACCGCATCCTCGCGGAGACCTACCCGGACGCCCACTGCGAGCTCGACTTCCGCAACCCGCTCGAGCTGCTGGTCGCGACCATCCTCTCCGCGCAGTGCACGGACAAGCGGGTCAACATGGTGACCCCCATTCTCTTCGCGAAGTATTCGACGGCCGAGGACTACGCCGCCGCGGACCGGACCGACGTGGAGGAGATCATCCGCTCGACCGGGTTCTTCCGCGCGAAGACCAACAGCATCATCGGCATGGCGCAGGCGATCTGCGAGCGGCACGGCGGCGAGGTGCCGGGCAAGCTGAAGGACCTGGTCAAGCTGCCCGGAGTGGGCCGCAAGACGGCCAACGTGGTGCTGGGCAACGCGTTCGGGGTGCCGGGACTCACCGTCGACACCCATTTCCAGCGCTTGGTGCGCCGCTTCGGCTGGACGGAGGAGACCGACCCGGTCAAGATCGAGCACGTCGTGGCCGAGCTGCTGCCCAGGCGCGAGTGGACGATCTTCTCGCACCGGGTGATCTGGCACGGCCGCCGCATCTGCCACGCCCGGCGCCCGGCCTGCGGCGTCTGCCCGCTGACCGCGCTCTGCCCCGCGTACGGCACCGGCCCCACCTCGGCCGCCGAGGCCCAGAAGCTCGTCAGACCCGGCCCCTTCTCCTGA
- a CDS encoding Crp/Fnr family transcriptional regulator, with translation MNTEDVLGKAPLFAALDRESAAALRTSITEVQLSKGQTLFHENETGDRLYVVLEGKIKLSRTSPDGRENLLSVLGPSEMFGELSLFDPRPRTATATALTEVRLAGLGHDDLRPWLTGRPEVALHLLRALAQRLRRTNDVLADLVFTDVPGRVAKQLLDLAERFGTKTEDGLRVHHDLTQEELAQLVGASRETVNKALADFAGRGWLRIEAKAVVILDMDRLYNRSR, from the coding sequence GTGAACACCGAAGATGTGCTGGGCAAGGCCCCCCTGTTCGCCGCGCTGGACCGCGAGAGCGCCGCGGCGCTGCGCACGAGCATCACCGAGGTCCAGCTGTCCAAGGGACAGACGCTCTTCCACGAGAACGAGACCGGTGACCGGCTCTACGTCGTGCTGGAAGGCAAGATCAAGCTTTCCCGCACCTCGCCCGACGGCAGGGAAAACCTGTTGAGCGTGCTGGGGCCGAGCGAGATGTTCGGCGAGTTGTCCCTGTTCGACCCGCGGCCGCGCACGGCCACGGCGACGGCGCTGACCGAGGTGCGGCTGGCGGGCCTCGGCCATGACGACTTGCGCCCGTGGTTGACCGGCCGTCCCGAGGTGGCGCTGCATCTGCTGCGCGCGCTCGCGCAGCGGTTGCGCCGTACCAACGACGTGCTGGCCGACCTGGTCTTCACCGACGTGCCGGGACGCGTGGCCAAGCAGCTGCTCGACCTGGCCGAGCGGTTCGGCACCAAGACCGAGGACGGCCTGCGGGTGCACCACGACCTCACGCAGGAGGAGCTGGCCCAGCTTGTCGGCGCCTCCCGCGAGACGGTCAACAAGGCGCTGGCCGACTTCGCCGGGCGTGGCTGGCTGCGGATCGAGGCCAAGGCCGTGGTCATTCTCGACATGGATCGGCTCTACAACCGTTCCAGGTAG